In the genome of Aspergillus luchuensis IFO 4308 DNA, chromosome 2, nearly complete sequence, one region contains:
- a CDS encoding uncharacterized protein (COG:Q;~EggNog:ENOG410PW7K;~InterPro:IPR036291,IPR002347;~PFAM:PF08659,PF00106,PF13561;~go_process: GO:0055114 - oxidation-reduction process [Evidence IEA]), whose protein sequence is MTTSKILVLITGANQGIGFAVAQQLASSSKFHVLVGARTTLKAEAAVKELESDAVDESTLTPITIDVTDDASIAAAAQTVSETFGRLDILINNAGIAQTPATTLREQYRQVFDVNVFGIAVVMDTFLPLLRASTYSDRRIVNVTSGQGLISRAGHKDHPASAKTYFIPDYRSSKAAVNMITVAHAVKLADENIAVVAAAPGYCRTSINGGQGVKEASDGARVIVRAATEGDPEKLSGTFVADEQWSLGW, encoded by the coding sequence atgaCGACCTCCAAAATCCTCGTTCTCATCACCGGTGCCAATCAAGGTATCGGCTTCGCCGTGGCAcagcagctagctagctcAAGCAAGTTCCATGTGCTAGTCGGCGCACGCACGACACTCAAGGCCGAAGCTGCAGTCAAGGAGCTGGAGTCGGATGCCGTGGACGAATCAACTCTCACACCCATTACCATCGATGTGACAGATGATGCGTCCATCGCTGCAGCTGCGCAGACCGTCTCGGAAACATTCGGACGTCTGGACATTCTGATCAATAATGCGGGCATTGCGCAGACACCCGCCACTACCCTGCGCGAGCAATACCGGCAAGTATTCGATGTCAATGTGTTTGGCATCGCGGTTGTCATGGATACATTCCTCCCACTGCTGCGTGCATCGACGTATTCCGATCGCCGCATTGTCAATGTCACGTCCGGGCAGGGTCTGATCAGCAGAGCCGGCCACAAGGATCATCCGGCTAGCGCAAAGACCTATTTCATACCTGACTACCGCAGTAGCAAAGCAGCGGTTAATATGATCACCGTCGCTCATGCGGTAAAGCTGGCTGATGAAAATATTGCCGTCGTTGCGGCTGCCCCGGGCTACTGCCGCACCAGTATCAATGGAGGTCAAGGAGTCAAGGAAGCAAGCGACGGTGCCAGGGTCATTGTGCGCGCTGCCACAGAAGGCGACCCGGAGAAACTGAGTGGGACGTTCGTCGCGGACGAACAATGGAGCCTTGGGTGGTGA
- the gcnE gene encoding histone acetyltransferase GCN5 (COG:B;~EggNog:ENOG410PFEX;~InterPro:IPR036427,IPR001487,IPR037800,IPR016181, IPR000182,IPR018359;~PFAM:PF00439,PF13673,PF00583;~go_function: GO:0004402 - histone acetyltransferase activity [Evidence IEA];~go_function: GO:0005515 - protein binding [Evidence IEA];~go_function: GO:0008080 - N-acetyltransferase activity [Evidence IEA]) — MPAITDSAKRKASEEALSPDSHKKARTDSPEREPKTEDDLLDKPPRIVPFPEKPAVLEERRGDIEFRVVNNDGSRDSFVVLTGLKCIFQKQLPKMPKDYIARLVYDRSHLSLAIVKHPLEVVGGITYRPFNSRRFAEIVFCAISSDQQVKGYGAHLMSHLKDYVKATSDIMHFLTYADNYAIGYFKKQGFTKEITLDKSVWMGYIKDYEGGTIMQCTMLPKIRYLEVGRMLLKQKEAVHAKIRAFSRSHIIHAPPKEWKNGPCKIDPLSIPAIKESGWSPDMDELARQPRHGPNYNQLLHLLNDMQNHSAAWPFTQPVNRDEVPDYYEVIKEPMDLSTMEEKHEKDMYPTPQDFIKDAMLIFDNCRRYNNENTPYAKSANKLEKFMWQQIRNIPEWSHLADGH, encoded by the exons ATGCCTGCAATCACagata GTGCCAAGCGGAAAGCATCGGAGGAGGCGCTCTCCCCAGATTCCCACAAGAAGGCGCGCACTGACTCCCCCGAGAGGGAACCCAAG ACCGAAGATGATCTCCTAGATAAGCCACCGAGAATCGTTCCCTTCCCGGAGAAG CCTGCAGTTCTGGAGGAACGTCGCGGCGACATCGAGTTTCGTGTAGTCAACAACGATGGATCTCGCGACAGCTTTGTTGTCCTTACAGGTCTCAAATGCATCTTTCAAAAACAGCTTCCGAAGATGCCTAAAGACTACATCGCGCGATTGGTCTATGACAGGTCGCATCTTTCCTTGGCCATCGTCAAACACCCTTTGGAAGTCGTGGGAGGCATTACATACCGACCATTCAACAGTCGCAGGTTCGCCGAAATCGTTTTCTGTGCCATTTCGTCCGACCAGCAAGTCAAAGGATACGGTGCGCACTTAATGTCTCATCTCAAGGATTATGTCAAAGCCACATCGGACATCATGCACTTCCTCACATACGCCGATAATTACGCCATTGGGTACTTCAAGAAACAAGGGTTCACTAAAGAAATAACCCTTGACAAATCCGTTTGGATGGGATACATTAAGGATTATGAGGGTGGTACAATCATGCAGTGTACCATGCTACCTAAGATACGGTACCTCGAGGTTGGTCGCATGCttctgaagcagaaggaagCCGTACACGCGAAGATCCGGGCCTTTAGTCGCTCACATATCATTCACGCACCCccgaaggaatggaagaatgGTCCGTGCAAGATCGATCCATTAAGTATACCGGCTATCAAAGAGTCTGGATGGTCACCGGATATGGATGAACTGGCACGTCAACCACGCCACGGGCCCAACTACAATCAGCTGCTACATCTTCTTAATGATATGCAGAACCATAGCGCGGCATGGCCATTTACTCAGCCAGTTAATCGCGATGAGGTTCCTGACTATTATGAAGTCATCAAGGAGCCCATGGATCTATCAACCATGGAAGAAAAGCATGAGAAGGACATGTATCCGACACCGCAAGACTTTATTAAAGATGCTATGTTGATATTCGACAATTGCCGGAGGTACAATAACGAGAATACGCCCTATGCGAAGAGTGCCAATAAACTAGAGAAGTTCATGTGGCAACAGATACGAAATATCCCGGAGTGGTCG CATTTGGCCGACGGGCATTGA
- a CDS encoding OST5 family protein (COG:S;~EggNog:ENOG410Q23J;~InterPro:IPR007915;~PFAM:PF05251;~TransMembrane:2 (o25-44i51-76o);~go_component: GO:0034998 - oligosaccharyltransferase I complex [Evidence IEA];~go_process: GO:0006487 - protein N-linked glycosylation [Evidence IEA]), whose protein sequence is MSLNEVWQAASASPYTPPVSKDSQFFVGFSLLLAAFILTGLFGLNRSFLSIASFGVPASLAFGFGAVFIICAVGVYV, encoded by the exons ATGTCTCTGAACGAAGTCTGGCAGGCAGCTTCTGCGAGCCCGTATACTCCCCCAGTCTCTAAAGACAGCCAATTCTTTGTCGGCTTCAGTCTACTACTTGCTG CTTTCATCCTCACTGGACTTTTCGGATTGA ATCGTTCCTTCCTCAGCATCGCTTCCTTCGGAGTCCCGGCATCTTTGGCGTTTGG CTTCGGAGCCGTTTTCATAATCTGTGCCGTTGGGGTCTACGTTTAA
- the RAD1 gene encoding Rad1/Rec1/Rad17 family repair protein (BUSCO:EOG092648O6;~COG:L;~EggNog:ENOG410PNKT;~InterPro:IPR003021;~PFAM:PF02144;~go_process: GO:0000077 - DNA damage checkpoint [Evidence IEA]), protein MTDTEPIFTAVSSNAHHLYTLLQCIGFASRATVQITPDGIRFSAEEMRVIQGLAFLDKALFTSYTFNPPAAPNQGTTDNNDNDDDTTSDPSTYYPCFVVSLSALLETLKIFGTNDSSTNPNAGRASSVQPTHPSGPGAFSAPSLLLDRSCTIRYTSEGSPLSITLSETGVKTTCELTTYETEGSEVDIPLQRDAIIMKIIMRSAWLHNAISELAATSPSVLKISASATREPFFALSGTGGSFSESSVEFSVENGGANGPGGDARGSIDEGSRAKKAKLAPTVTETFLVSPPSSMGSRLKQNYKFALIQKAARAMAVANKVSIRGDRQGVLSLQFMIEFDANGAGGVRPLKGGPPPVVTFVDFRFVPLLDDEEGDDLE, encoded by the coding sequence ATGACGGACACGGAACCCATTTTCACTGCTGTCTCCAGCAATGCCCACCACCTCTACACTCTCCTCCAATGCATCGGCTTCGCATCCAGGGCCACGGTGCAAATAACCCCAGATGGAATCCGCTTCTCCGCCGAAGAGATGCGAGTCATCCAGGGGCTCGCATTTCTCGACAAAGCCCTCTTCACCAGTTACACCTTCAACCCACCAGCCGCGCCAAACCAAGGGACAACAGACAACAatgacaacgacgacgataCAACTTCCGACCCCTCTACCTACTACCCATGCTTCGTCGTCTCCTTGTCCGCCCTCCTAGAGACCCTCAAGATCTTCGGCACCAACGACTCCTCCACGAACCCCAACGCCGGTCGAGCATCCAGCgtccaaccaacccacccatcCGGACCTGGCGCCTTCTCAGCCCCCTCCTTACTTCTAGACCGCTCCTGCACAATCCGCTACACCAGCGAAGGCTCTCCCCTCAGCATCACTCTTTCCGAAACGGGCGTCAAAACAACCTGCGAATTAACGACCTACGAAACCGAAGGCAGCGAAGTCGACATCCCTCTCCAACGAgatgccatcatcatgaagatcATCATGCGCTCTGCCTGGCTCCACAACGCCATCTCAGAACTAGCCGCTACGAGTCCCTCGGTGTTGAAGATCTCTGCGTCCGCGACCCGCGAACCATTCTTCGCTCTCTCCGGCACGGGAGGCTCGTTCAGCGAATCATCTGTAGAATTCTCCGTCGAGAATGGCGGGGCTAATGGTCCGGGAGGTGATGCAAGAGGCTCAATTGATGAAGGGTCCCGTGCGAAGAAAGCTAAACTTGCGCCGACGGTCACGGAGACGTTCCTTGTCAGTCCGCCGTCGTCGATGGGGTCGCGTCTCAAGCAGAACTATAAGTTCGCGCTGATTCAGAAGGCGGCGCGTGCTATGGCGGTGGCTAATAAAGTGAGCATTCGTGGAGATCGCCAGGGTGTATTGAGTCTTCAGTTTATGATTGAATTCGATGCTAATGGGGCTGGTGGTGTACGGCCGCTGAAGGGTGGTCCGCCGCCTGTTGTGACGTTTGTGGATTTCCGGTTTGTGCCGttgttggatgatgaagagggtgATGATCTGGAGTGA
- the RAD50 gene encoding MRX complex DNA-binding subunit (BUSCO:EOG092606WZ;~COG:L;~EggNog:ENOG410PG7Q;~InterPro:IPR027417,IPR004584,IPR038729;~PFAM:PF13476,PF13175,PF13558;~go_component: GO:0005634 - nucleus [Evidence IEA];~go_component: GO:0030870 - Mre11 complex [Evidence IEA];~go_function: GO:0016887 - ATPase activity [Evidence IEA];~go_process: GO:0000723 - telomere maintenance [Evidence IEA];~go_process: GO:0006281 - DNA repair [Evidence IEA]), whose amino-acid sequence MGASVRSFDNTRSETIQFHTPLTLIVGYNGSGKTTIIECLKYATTGDLPPNSKGGAFIHDPKLCGEKEVLAQVKLSFKGTSGAKMVATRSLQLTVKKTTRQQKTLEGQLLMVKDGERTSISSRVAELDQIMPQYLGVSKAILDSVIFCHQDESLWPMSEPSVLKKKFDEIFEAMKYTKAIDNIKSLRKKQNEELAKYKIMEQHAKEDKEKADRAEKRSIKLQDEIEALREETHQLSQEMRRVAELADKAWKESESYSQVLGALEGKRIEAKSIQTTIDNLKRHLVELDDSDEWLQSNLEQFESRQLQYQQQEEAKKENYMELKEQIEQTRQRLGVKQAEYGKFENDKANFERQVERRQRMTKEVARAHNIRGYDNVEDQADVDEFMRRVRKILKDQNLALERVKKEAQSELRDVQATLNQIGQQKSALQESKNAAKRQIASNDREAATYQGKLNEINVDEGVQAALESNIEDIGSRLDQAKERARSASWDKEIQNVNSQIRDLEDESSRLNTELIEATKKAGDLARLDHLKKELKERERGLETMKGAHGERLAKFVNANWRPESLEQDYQHVIEEESRHVSRAERERDGVSRELEQVEFKMKGVKKTLSQRQKELKECIKEIRDAVDDEPEEYPEILKERQAQLDLARKDAEQYAGVSKYMADCLDTVKSANMCRLCMRTFRTENELQTFKNKLEGLVKRAKRVMEDDEIPRLEEDLNTAREASTAYDTWCRLKQTEIPDLEKEEEEYTAQQDKLLSQLEENDKIVSEKADKKKEVESLSKTVSTIVRYDSEIKSIRSQVQDLSSKQHDTNASRTLEDIQDEIAGIGEKSRAMKKTLSKLTHEKEQTLSEMNKLELQLRDVKSNLDNVKFKLERKADLLARIEEYKNLNNQQREAIAKADKEIEDLTPELLKVQAKYDDISQRAEAREKDMQQEISQLYENVHQLELANEEIDAYNERGGPHQLERSKRELQSIENEISNLEIEQANITKEINKISAQLKDSENTKRQYADNLTYRQATRSLDAVTEEIEQLAAQNAEVDRSRFKEESERRAREHNALAAKQASKMGEMKGKDDQLMQLLADWNTDYKDAAGKYKEAHIKVETTKAAVDDLARYGGALDKAIMKYHGLKMEEINAIISELWQKTYRGTDVDTILIRSDNENAKGNRSYNYRVCMVKQGAEMDMRGRCSAGQKVLASIIIRLALAECFGVNCGLIALDEPTTNLDRDNIRSLAESLHDIIRTRQQQANFQLIVITHDEEFLRHMQCGDFSDYYYRVSRNEKQKSIIERQSIAEVM is encoded by the exons ATGGGCGCTAGTGTTCGGTCGTTCGATAATACGCGCAGCGAGACGATCCAGTTTCACACGCCGCTTACGTTGATTGTTGGGTATAATGGATCTGGAAAGACG ACAATCATCGAGTGTCTTAAATATGCGACCACCGGCGATTTACCACCCAACAGCAAGGGTGGTGCGTTCATCCACGATCCAAAG CTATGTGGCGAGAAGGAAGTCCTGGCCCAGGTGAAACTGTCCTTCAAAGGCACGTCAGGCGCGAAGATGGTCGCTACGAGGAGTCTACAACTCACGGTGAAGAAAACGACACGGCAACAAAAGACACTAGAGGGTCAGTTGTTGATGGTCAAGGATGGTGAGCGGACGTCTATTTCCTCCCGCGTGGCGGAGCTGGATCAGATTATGCCTCAGTATCTCGGTGTATCAAAGGCAATCCTAGACTCCGTTATATTCTGTCATCAGGACGAGAGCTTGTGGCCAATGAGTGAACCCTCggtgctgaagaagaagttcgaTGAGATATTCGAAGCTATGAAGTATACGAAGGCGATCGACAATATCAAGTCTTTacggaagaagcagaatgagGAGCTTGCCAAGTACAAAATCATGGAGCAACATGCCAAAGAGGATAAGGAGAAGGCCGACCGTGCAGAGAAACGATCGATAAAGCTTCAGGACGAAATTGAAGCTCTGCGCGAAGAGACACACCAGCTCTCTCAGGAAATGCGCCGGGTGGCTGAACTTGCTGATAAGGCGTGGAAGGAGTCGGAAAGTTACTCTCAGGTCTTGGGTGCGCTTGAAGGAAAGCGCATCGAGGCCAAGAGTATCCAGACGACTATTGATAATCTCAAGAGACATCTAGTTGAGCTAGACGACTCCGATGAGTGGCTACAGTCGAACTTGGAGCAGTTTGAGTCAAGGCAGCTTCAgtaccagcagcaggaagaagccaagaaggagaactATATGGAGCTCAAGGAGCAGATAGAACAAACTCGACAAAGACTGGGTGTCAAGCAAGCAGAGTATGGCAAGTTCGAGAACGACAAAGCCAACTTCGAGCGCCAGGTTGAGCGGCGACAGAGGATGACGAAAGAGGTCGCTCGAGCGCACAATATCCGTGGTTACGATAATGTCGAGGACCAGGCTGACGTTGACGAGTTCATGCGGAGAGTGCGAAAAATCCTGAAAGATCAAAACCTGGCACTGGAacgggtgaagaaggaggcgcaAAGTGAACTACGTGACGTCCAGGCAACCCTTAACCAGATCGGACAACAGAAGTCTGCGCTACAGGAAAGCAAAAATGCAGCCAAGCGACAGATTGCCTCGAATGATAGGGAAGCAGCCACATACCAGGGAAAACTCAACGAGATCAACGTGGACGAAGGCGTTCAGGCTGCGCTGGAGTCAAACATTGAAGACATCGGATCTCGTTTGGACCAAGCCAAGGAGCGCGCACGATCCGCATCTTGGGACAAGGAGATTCAGAATGTGAACTCACAGATCCGCGACCTCGAGGACGAGAGTTCGCGCTTGAATACCGAGCTCATCGAGGCAACAAAGAAAGCTGGTGATTTGGCTCGATTAGACCACCTTAAGAAGGAATTAAAGGAACGGGAGCGCGGATTAGAGACGATGAAAGGAGCTCACGGTGAACGACTGGCAAAATTTGTCAATGCCAACTGGCGCCCTGAATCTCTAGAGCAGGACTACCAGCACGTCATCGAGGAGGAATCCAGACATGTCTCAAGGGCAGAGCGCGAGCGTGATGGAGTCAGCAGAGAACTCGAGCAGGTGGAGTTCAAAATGAAGGGCGTCAAGAAAACACTAAGTCAGCGACAAAAGGAACTCAAGGAGTGCATCAAAGAGATCCGCGATGCCGTTGATGACGAACCGGAAGAATACCCTGAGATTCTGAAAGAGCGTCAAGCCCAGCTCGACCTTGCCAGGAAGGACGCTGAACAATACGCCGGAGTCAGCAAGTACATGGCTGACTGTCTTGACACCGTGAAGTCGGCAAACATGTGCAGACTGTGCATGCGGACTTTCCGAACCGAAAACGAGCTACAGACCTTCAAGAACAAGTTAGAGGGGTTAGTGAAGAGAGCGAAACgggtgatggaggatgacgaaaTACCCCGTCTCGAAGAGGACCTTAATACCGCCCGCGAGGCCAGCACAGCCTACGATACCTGGTGTCGGCTGAAGCAGACAGAGATTCCAGatctggagaaagaggaagaagagtatACTGCTCAACAAGACAAACTACTGAGCCAATTGGAAGAGAACGACAAGATAGTCAGCGAAAAGGCcgacaaaaagaaagaggtcGAGTCATTGTCAAAGACGGTCAGTACTATTGTCAGATACGACAGTGAAATCAAATCCATACGCTCTCAGGTCCAGGACTTGTCTTCGAAACAGCACGATACGAATGCGTCTCGTACACTGGAAGATATTCAGGATGAAATTGCGGGAATTGGCGAGAAGTCTAGAGCCATGAAGAAGACTCTGTCGAAACTCACTCATGAGAAGGAGCAAACATTGTCTGAGATGAACAAATTGGAGCTGCAACTCAGAGACGTCAAGAGCAACCTCGACAACGTGAAATTCAAGCTCGAGCGAAAGGCAGACCTCCTGGCTCGCATTGAGGAGTACAAGAACCTCAACAACCAACAACGCGAAGCCATTGCAAAGGCGGACAAAGAGATTGAAGATCTAACCCCTGAACTTCTCAAGGTCCAAGCCAAGTACGATGACATCAGCCAGCGTGCTGAAGCGCGTGAAAAGGACATGCAGCAGGAGATCTCACAACTCTACGAGAATGTACACCAACTTGAACTGGCAAACGAGGAGATCGACGCCTACAACGAGCGAGGCGGCCCTCATCAACTAGAGCGCAGCAAGCGTGAACTGCAAAGCATCGAGAACGAGATCAGCAATCTCGAGATCGAGCAAGCCAATATCACTAAAGAGATCAACAAGATATCTGCTCAACTCAAGGACAGCGAGAACACCAAGCGCCAATACGCCGATAACCTGACATACCGCCAGGCGACCCGATCTCTCGACGCAGTCACCGAAGAGATCGAGCAGCTGGCGGCGCAAAACGCCGAAGTCGACCGAAGCCGCTTTAAAGAAGAATCTGAGCGCAGAGCACGAGAACACAACGCACTCGCCGCTAAACAAGCCAGCAAAATGGGCGAGATGAAAGGAAAAGACGACCAACTGATGCAGCTCCTCGCAGACTGGAATACCGACTACAAAGACGCAGCAGGCAAATACAAGGAAGCGCACATCAAGGTGGAAACAACCAAAGCCGCAGTGGACGACCTAGCACGCTACGGTGGTGCCCTCGACAAAGCCATCATGAAATACCATGGGCTCAAAATGGAAGAGATTAACGCGATTATCAGCGAGCTCTGGCAAAAGACCTACCGAGGCACTGATGTCGACACGATCCTCATCCGCTCCGACAACGAAAACGCCAAGGGCAACCGCTCCTACAACTACCGCGTCTGCATGGTCAAACAAGGCGCAGAAATGGACATGCGCGGCCGCTGCAGTGCCGGTCAAAAGGTGTTGGCAagtatcatcatccgacTCGCTCTTGCGGAGTGCTTCGGTGTCAACTGCGGCCTGATTGCTCTTGATGAGCCCACGACGAACCTTGACCGTGATAATATTCGCTCCCTTGCGGAGTCGCTTCATGACATCATCAGGACTAGACAGCAACAGGCCAATTTCCAGCTTATTGTCATTACCCATGACGAGGAATTCTTGCGGCATATGCAATGCGGTGACTTCAGTGATTACTATTATCGGGTCTCGAGGaatgagaagcagaagtcgATTATTGAGAGGCAGTCTATTGCTGAG GTTATGTGA
- a CDS encoding uncharacterized protein (SECRETED:SignalP(1-23)), which yields MFHCKNIIVLLCLSCLFFKASLATSSANPTEVANVDDVVAGNIGTAAVNNPAEAFDDVDGNGMSKATTDVEEELNSVNTILFGWWDQC from the coding sequence ATGTTTCACTGCAAGAACATCATCGTTCTCTTGTGCTTGTCctgtctcttcttcaagGCTAGCCTGGCCACTTCTTCTGCCAACCCAACCGAAGTTGCTAATGTCGATGATGTAGTTGCTGGAAATATTGGCACTGCAGCCGTCAATAACCCTGCCGAGGCATTCGACGATGTCGACGGTAATGGCATGTCCAAGGCCACCACAGATGTCGAGGAAGAGTTGAACTCTGTAAACACCATCCTATTTGGCTGGTGGGATCAATGCTAA
- the WC2 gene encoding GATA transcription factor LreB (COG:K;~EggNog:ENOG410PKDR;~InterPro:IPR000679,IPR035965,IPR013088,IPR013655, IPR000014;~PFAM:PF08447,PF00320;~go_function: GO:0005515 - protein binding [Evidence IEA];~go_function: GO:0008270 - zinc ion binding [Evidence IEA];~go_function: GO:0043565 - sequence-specific DNA binding [Evidence IEA];~go_process: GO:0006355 - regulation of transcription, DNA-templated [Evidence IEA]), whose amino-acid sequence MELEFHQGRRVAQNQTPSQAYGLRAPVSNSKPPGPPYSMDARSIPRSMSRGAANLLQLSASTTISSSAAAAAAAAAATTSTTPATITSTVPALASIPTTTTAPAGTSNPHHPTPDIGPAGTNNDGWSARVLDELKDLLLLLSHDGQVLYASPSCSEVTGIESHMLEQSDFSRFVHEDDKPILGHELDECIKTGREIRCHFRLCRPDSSSCLLEAHGHPHLMTTGSASSATAESSQQLQQQKTVCKGIFLVCRPYPTRGSQLLDSFLEHKIENIRLNQRIAQLKEEEEEELNSRPGQTSTTTTTSTTTTTTTRQTYVSTTQTSFAQRDTSVSGEENESSDTFTNTDDADSRSFLEQIGDRLPQTEDMSHIDGIEVMTGLYYGEGERSQGLSTGVRHARLIRCDAEQPNTVAAGSAAAAAPPSDQQQQQQLQQQQPQQTPSKNPAEAVDRKKRMKGEYMCTDCGTSDSPEWRKGPEGPKTLCNACGLRWAKKEKKRQDSGP is encoded by the exons ATGGAACTCGAATTCCATCAAGGACGAAGAGTGGCGCAGAACCAGACTCCGTCCCAGGCATACGGTCTACGAGCCCCAGTGTCGAACTCAAAACCACCGGGGCCCCCGTATAGCATGGACGCGCGGAGTATTCCTCGCTCGATGAGCCGCGGCGCCGCTAATCTGCTTCAACTCTCCGCTTCCACtaccatctcttcttccgctgctgctgctgctgctgctgctgctgctaccactTCAACGACTCCTGCCACTATCACAAGCACAGTCCCTGCTCTTGCTTCCATacctacaactactacagCGCCAGCGGGAACCAGCaatccccaccaccccacccccGACATAGGCCCTGCCGGCACCAACAATGACGGCTGGTCTGCACGAGTACTAGACGAACTGAAAGActtgctccttctcctcagtcACGATGGACAGGTTCTATACGCGTCACCATCATGCTCCGAGGTGACGGGTATTGAATCGCACATGCTAGAACAAAGCGATTTCTCCCGTTTCGTCCATGAAGACGACAAGCCTATCTTAGGCCACGAATTGGACGAGTGCATCAAAACTGGACGCGAAATTCGATGTCACTTCCGGCTCTGTAGGCCTGACAGTAGCTCTTGTTTGTTAGAGGCTCATGGACATCCACACCTAATGACGACCGggtctgcttcttctgcgacCGCAGAATCAtcccagcagctgcagcaacaaAAGACAGTCTGTAAAGGGATATTCCTTGTCTGTCGACCATATCCCACGCGGGGTTCACAGTTGCTCGATTCGTTTCTGGAACATAAGATCGAGAACATCCGGCTGAACCAGCGCATAGCCCAattgaaggaagaggaagaagaggagttgAATTCAAGACCAGGGCAGACGTCCACAACAACGACAACCAGCACCACTACCACGACAACAACGCGCCAGACGTATGTATCAACGACACAAACCTCGTTTGCGCAACGAGATACATCAGTATCTGGAGAGGAGAATGAATCATCCGACACATTCACTAATACGGACGACGCCGATTCGCGATCATTTCTGGAGCAGATTGGGGATCGGTTGCCGCAGACTGAAGACATGTCCCATATCGACGGGATTGAGGTTATGACGGGCTTGTACtacggagaaggagaaagatcACAGGGATTGAGTACGGGAGTCCGTCATGCCCGTCTGATTCGTTGTGATGCGGAGCAGCCGAATACCGTTGCTGCCggttctgctgctgcggcggctCCTCCAAGCgaccaacaacagcagcaacaattgcaacagcaacagccacAGCAAACACCATCCAAGAATCCTGCAGAGGCCGTtgacaggaagaaaagaatgaaaggCGAGTATATGTGCACGGATTGCGGGACGTCGGACTCACCCGAGTGGAGGAAAGGCCCGGAAGGACCAAAGACTCTGTGTAACGCTTGTGGCT TACGTTGggccaagaaagagaaaaaacgCCAGGATTCAGGACCGTAG